The following proteins come from a genomic window of Dermacentor albipictus isolate Rhodes 1998 colony chromosome 8, USDA_Dalb.pri_finalv2, whole genome shotgun sequence:
- the LOC139048557 gene encoding chymotrypsin-elastase inhibitor ixodidin-like: MGTAWIVLVLLEVLAASDVFALPAADVSGGEGSFPQCGPGEVFKECESSSCGELSCAQPEPTDECTRDCAYQCFCVHGLYRNSLGICVPLAQCDKPRH; this comes from the exons ATGGGGACCGCGTGGATCGTCCTGGTGCTTCTTGAAGTCCTGGCAGCCTCCGATGTCTTCGCACTGCCTG CCGCAGATGTGAGCGGCGGAGAAGGCTCGTTCCCCCAGTGCGGGCCGGGAGAGGTGTTCAAGGAGTGCGAGAGCTCGTCGTGCGGCGAGCTGTCCTGCGCCCAGCCCGAGCCGACGGACGAGTGCACGCGCGACTGTGCCTACCAGTGCTTCTGCGTCCACGGCCTCTACAGAAATAGCCTCGGCATCTGCGTGCCCCTTGCGCAGTGCGACAAACCCAGGCACTAA